A genomic region of Papaver somniferum cultivar HN1 chromosome 7, ASM357369v1, whole genome shotgun sequence contains the following coding sequences:
- the LOC113294776 gene encoding uncharacterized protein LOC113294776 — protein sequence MGRQTRRKGAANILACQKKISCGHYSAAIRVISSSGVDPRNESTYLDLQDKYPSAPPPVVPSDAVTVVPITVDSRAVLGAIKSFQKDAVADNLLTSITGVVNLWLAGKCPNSLGEFIASAPLTLLLKPGGGIRPIASEKTTSYLGDYQFGVGVPVGGESILHAVNILLELKGHSDKMSMLLIDFSNAFNMVSRSHLIKEGDHIGPLLFALTLHPLVKIIASRCTLYLHDWYLDDGTIIGDTLEVAKALSIIEAEGPSRGLHLNVLKTEVFWPSIDPRSTFDDVFASDIGRPSNGVKLLGGPVSLGSNFISDMMLTRVNKTVQLMDEIKKLKDPQSEMLLLRNFTGVSRLYFAMRTTNPAALQSTTDLFDDHLLKYLRLLITGDGAGFGPLQQRLATFPIKDGGLGIYTMADTRTYCFLASQNQTASVQKTILVKKQIPEQFSMSARDSILWQCNRIKHAQDYLLAVPISGLNQCIGPRQFQAVLCYRLGIPLFVENGLCTSCNKSMDIFGDHALHCAKDVGSKFRHDLVRDIVVDICYKASVPARKEVSFGILSDEDKDLRPADILALNWENGQDVCMDVTGVSPFTGDGVRSFVPRKAISKAVSRKRAKYLDKCTSLGYGLGVLAFSTLGELGEDTLCFFKHLKNCLVNNDASSGFGSFIFHRLGIVIQRGLVPSLLLGSQPIALYDFIF from the exons ATGGGAAGGCAGACTCGAAGAAAAGGCGCTGCCAATATTTTGGCTTGCCAGAAGAAGATTAGTTGTGGCCATTACTCGGCTGCAATACGAGTGATTTCTTCATCAGGGGTAGATCCTCGCAATGAGAGTACTTATCTTGACTTGCAAGATAAGTATCCATCGGCTCCTCCCCCCGTTGTTCCTTCGGATGCTGTGACAGTTGTTCCAATTACGGTAGATTCACGGGCTGTCTTGGGAGCTATTAAGAGCTTCCAAAAGG ATGCAGTGGCGGATAATTTACTCACTTCGATTACTGGGGTAGTCAATCTTTGGTTGGCCGGTAAATGCCCCAATAGCTTAGGCGAGTTCATTGCCAGTGCGCCTTTGACTCTATTACTTAAACCAGGGGGTGGTATTAGGCCAATTGCG TCGGAAAAGACGACCTCTTATTTAGGCGACTATCAATTTGGAGTTGGGGTGCCTGTCGGTGGGGagagtattttacatgctgtaaataTCTTACTGGAGTTGAAAGGTCACTCGGATAAAATGTCAATGCTGCTTATTGACTTTTCCAATgctttcaacatggtgagcagatcTCATCTCATCAAAGAG GGGGACCACATTGGTCCCTTGCTGTTTGCATTGACTCTTCACCCTCTAGTGAAGATTATTGCTTCTCGTTGCACGCTTTATTTACATgattggtaccttgatgatggtaccatTATTGGGGATACTTTGGAGGTAGCCAAGGCCTTGAGTATAATAGAAGCTGAAGGACCTAGTAGGGGGTTACATCTTAACGTTCTAAAAACCGAAGTATTTTGGCCATCTATTGATCCCAGGAGTACATTTGATGATGTTTTCGCCTCTGACATTGGTAGGCCCTCTAATGGCGTTAAGCTTTTGGGCGGACCTGTGAGTTTGGGTTCGAACTTCATTAGTGATATGATGCTGACCAGGGTGAATAAAACTGTTCAACTGATGGATGaaatcaaaaaactcaaggacccTCAGAGTGAGATGCTATTACTTCGTAATTTCACTGGTGTGTCTCGTCTATATTTCGCAATGCGTACTACTAATCCAGCAGCCTTGCAATCAACCACTGATCTTTTTGACGACCATCTACTTAAGTATTTGAGACTCTTAATCACTGGAGATGGTGCAGGTTTTGGTCCTTTACAGCAGCGATTGGCTACTTTTCCTATCAAGGATGGTGGCCTTGGAATCTACACCATGGCGGACACCCGTACTTACTGTTTCCTTGCCTCTCAGAATCAGACCGCTTCAGTACAGAAGACAATTCTGG ttaagaaacAAATCCCAGAGCAATTctctatgtctgcaagagattctatTTTATGGCAGTGTAACCGTATCAAGCACGCTCAGGATTATTTATTAGCTGTACCAATCAGTGGGCTTAATCAGTGTATCGGGCCTAGACAGTTTCAAGCCGTGCTTTGTTATCGCCTCGGTATTCcactgtttgttgagaatggcttATGCACTAGTTGCAACAAATCTATGGACATCTTTGGAGACCATGCGCTTCATTGCGCTAAAGATGTTGGaagtaagtttcgacatgatcttgtCCGTGATATTGTTGTTGATATTTGTTACAAGGCTAGTGTACCTGCCCGCAAGGAAGTCTCTTTTGGTATTCTTTCTGATGAGGATAAAGACTTGAGGCCTGCCGATATTCTTGCTCTCAACTGGGAAAACgggcaagatgtttgtatggatgtcactggtgTCTCGCCCTTTACTGGTGATGGTGTACGTTCTTTTGTCCCAAGGAAAGCTATTTCTAAGGCGGTTTCAAGAAAGCGTGCTAAATATTTAGACAAGTGCACTTCACTTGGTTATGGTCTGGGGGTCCTGGCTTTCTCTACTTTGGGGGAACTTGGtgaagatactttatgtttttttaagcATCTGAAGAACTGTCTTGTTAATAATGACGCTAGTAgcggttttggtagttttatatTTCATAGATTAGGAATTGTTATTCAGAgggggttggtgcccagcttgttgctaggtagCCAACCAATAGCTTTGTatgattttatattttga